CGCTAGACCAACATGTTTATTTCTACCTATGTCCATTTATGCCAGCGCCACCCGAAGTAATTTAGTTGCTAAGGGAATCGATGATGCCCTGAAGTTGAGAAAGTGGAACAGCTCCATTAACAGGGATTTTTTCATCTTTGGAGACGACCACTGTGAACGGCGTGCCAGTACCACCAGCCGCAATTGCGTCGTCGTAGTCAGCCTGCACAACATCGGCGTTATCACCGCTCTTCAAGCAGCTTTCAAATTTCGCTCGGTTCAACCCAATCTTCTCGGCAATCTCAGGTAATGCCGTCTCAGGGAGTGAATCGTTAGAGTTCGTCTGAGTGAAAACCTCATCTAGGAACTTCCAGAAAGCGTCATTACCACCCTGGTCAGCCGCACACTCTGTCGCAATGGCTTCTCCTCTGGCCTTTTGATGAAGTGAGTCGAGCGGAAAGTGTCGATATACCCAAGCCACCTTATCGCCATTGTCGGCCACAACCTGCTTCACTGTTTCGTGGAATTGCTTACAGAATGGGCATTCCATGTCAGAGTATTCAACCAAAATTATGTCGGCATCAATGTCCCCACGAAGGTGATCAGCCTTTGAAACGTCGCGTATTTCTGCGCTTGCCACTGGTGGCGTTGTGGTGTCAGTAGGCGCAACTTTCTTTGCTTCTTTCGCTAGCGAACCAAACGAACCACCTCGCAGCATAATTACCAAAAGTACGACAAAACCAATGGTACACAACGCCATAAC
This sequence is a window from Patescibacteria group bacterium. Protein-coding genes within it:
- a CDS encoding thioredoxin domain-containing protein, yielding MMNPFQQPESKTQFWFGAIAGVMALCTIGFVVLLVIMLRGGSFGSLAKEAKKVAPTDTTTPPVASAEIRDVSKADHLRGDIDADIILVEYSDMECPFCKQFHETVKQVVADNGDKVAWVYRHFPLDSLHQKARGEAIATECAADQGGNDAFWKFLDEVFTQTNSNDSLPETALPEIAEKIGLNRAKFESCLKSGDNADVVQADYDDAIAAGGTGTPFTVVVSKDEKIPVNGAVPLSQLQGIIDSLSN